From a single Cyclobacterium marinum DSM 745 genomic region:
- the ettA gene encoding energy-dependent translational throttle protein EttA, with protein sequence MSNEKIIFSMAGVSKVYPPQKKVLKDIYLSFFYGAKIGVLGLNGSGKSSLLKIIAGMETEYQGEVVWSPGYSVGMLQQEPVLDPTKTVKEVVEEAVSDTVNLLKEFEQINEKFMDPAVMEDPDAMQKLIDQQGEVQEKLDAANAWELETMLEKAMDALRLPPADAIVENLSGGEKRRVALCRLLLQEPDVLLLDEPTNHLDAESVLWLEQHLKNYKGTVIAVTHDRYFLDNVAGWILELDRGEGIPWKGNYSSWLEQKQDRLKQEEKTESKRQKTLERELEWIRMSPKAKQSKGKARLNAYDKLVGEDAKEKESKLELYIPPGPRLGSKVIEVKGVSKAFGDKLLFDDLTFSLPQGGIVGVIGPNGAGKSTLFNLITGDEKPDAGHFEIGETVEIAYVDQEHDTLDPNKTVYETISEGNEYVQLGNKEVNSRAYVSRFNFGGADQGKKVGVLSGGERNRIHLAMTLKKGGNLLLLDEPTNDLDVNTLRALEEALENFAGCAVVISHDRWFLDRICTHILAFEGDSNVYWFEGNFSDYEENKKKRLGDLTPKRIKYKKLK encoded by the coding sequence ATGAGTAATGAAAAAATAATTTTTTCTATGGCGGGAGTTTCCAAAGTTTACCCTCCACAGAAAAAAGTACTTAAAGATATTTACCTTTCGTTTTTTTATGGTGCCAAAATAGGCGTTCTAGGACTTAATGGCTCTGGAAAAAGTTCCTTGCTGAAAATAATTGCCGGAATGGAAACCGAATACCAAGGTGAAGTGGTGTGGTCCCCGGGATACTCTGTAGGTATGTTACAACAAGAGCCGGTATTAGACCCTACTAAAACGGTAAAAGAAGTAGTGGAAGAGGCTGTTAGTGATACCGTTAACCTTTTGAAAGAGTTTGAGCAAATTAATGAGAAATTTATGGATCCGGCTGTCATGGAAGATCCGGATGCCATGCAAAAATTGATTGATCAACAAGGTGAGGTTCAGGAAAAATTAGATGCCGCGAATGCTTGGGAATTGGAAACCATGTTGGAAAAAGCAATGGATGCTTTGCGTCTCCCTCCTGCTGATGCCATCGTAGAAAATCTATCCGGAGGGGAGAAAAGAAGAGTGGCTTTATGTAGGTTGCTTTTGCAAGAGCCTGACGTCTTGTTACTAGATGAGCCTACCAACCACTTGGATGCTGAGTCGGTTTTATGGCTTGAACAACATTTAAAAAATTACAAAGGCACAGTAATAGCGGTTACTCACGATCGATATTTTCTAGATAATGTGGCCGGCTGGATTCTAGAACTGGACAGAGGTGAAGGGATACCTTGGAAAGGAAATTATTCGAGTTGGTTAGAGCAAAAGCAAGATCGCTTGAAGCAAGAAGAAAAAACAGAGTCTAAACGGCAGAAGACCCTTGAAAGAGAATTGGAGTGGATCCGGATGTCGCCAAAGGCCAAACAATCCAAAGGTAAGGCAAGGTTGAATGCTTATGATAAGCTTGTGGGTGAAGATGCCAAAGAAAAAGAATCTAAACTTGAACTGTATATTCCTCCGGGACCAAGACTTGGGAGTAAGGTCATAGAAGTCAAAGGGGTTTCGAAAGCTTTTGGAGATAAATTACTATTTGATGACCTCACTTTTTCATTGCCTCAAGGCGGGATTGTAGGAGTGATTGGTCCCAATGGTGCAGGTAAATCCACGCTATTCAATTTAATTACCGGAGATGAAAAACCTGATGCCGGTCATTTTGAAATAGGGGAAACGGTGGAAATAGCTTATGTTGATCAAGAACATGACACCTTGGACCCCAACAAAACTGTATATGAAACAATTTCTGAAGGGAACGAATACGTGCAACTTGGGAACAAAGAAGTGAATTCCAGAGCGTATGTGAGTCGTTTCAATTTTGGGGGGGCTGATCAGGGTAAAAAGGTTGGCGTACTTTCCGGAGGTGAAAGAAATCGGATTCATTTGGCCATGACTTTGAAAAAGGGAGGAAACCTCTTACTTTTGGATGAGCCTACCAATGATTTGGACGTAAATACCCTAAGAGCGCTGGAAGAAGCCTTGGAGAATTTTGCAGGATGTGCTGTGGTAATCTCTCACGACCGTTGGTTCCTGGATAGAATATGTACTCATATTCTTGCCTTTGAGGGGGACAGTAATGTGTATTGGTTTGAAGGCAATTTCTCCGATTATGAGGAAAACAAGAAAAAGCGTTTAGGGGACCTTACGCCGAAACGAATTAAATATAAAAAGCTTAAATAA
- a CDS encoding DUF349 domain-containing protein: MTEHPFGYIIGDKIYLKGFLGQEDRVIGEVKEDEASTFRYFEGRFDTVKQKVEKLKSDIQENQNKGSFLMKLIHLKSSLMSYDGLGDFPELIKELEEQEAYLEEIIQSNRQKNLEIKNELIQEAETYKDSTDWKETSEVFKELKLKWLKTGPVEKELEEEINKKFQDILDVFYGNRKNYFDGLALQAEQNIKVYENLLERAREAYNLADVKTAFEISKRIQKEWKTSGRVPASKRQPIWDEFSKINNRIFSKYKRMSQSMPTISPGLMIKKIDRWAEEMRLLSKGEVNESKLNQAKKLQGEWKKLPPKKPRNAQQSIGSFVFFSEIIFEKSFLDKLCHSKYDGFAEMPETEQNSLKINLLKDLIARDQRELVTVRENAENFRSQEGEFDHIMRKKIAAHKRKVDVKNSILKELTNN; the protein is encoded by the coding sequence ATGACTGAACATCCATTTGGATATATAATAGGAGACAAAATCTACTTGAAGGGCTTCTTAGGCCAAGAAGATCGTGTGATAGGAGAGGTTAAAGAAGATGAAGCTTCCACCTTTCGCTATTTTGAGGGTAGATTTGACACCGTAAAACAAAAGGTAGAAAAACTAAAAAGTGACATTCAGGAAAACCAAAACAAAGGCTCTTTCTTGATGAAACTCATTCACCTTAAGTCCTCATTAATGTCTTATGACGGACTTGGGGATTTTCCTGAGCTAATCAAAGAACTTGAAGAACAGGAAGCCTATTTGGAAGAAATCATACAATCCAATCGACAGAAAAATTTAGAAATAAAGAATGAACTTATCCAAGAGGCTGAAACCTACAAGGACAGCACTGACTGGAAAGAAACTTCTGAGGTTTTTAAAGAGCTAAAGCTCAAATGGCTAAAAACAGGTCCTGTAGAAAAGGAATTGGAAGAAGAAATCAACAAAAAATTCCAAGACATCCTCGATGTTTTCTACGGCAATCGTAAAAATTATTTTGATGGGCTAGCTTTGCAAGCAGAGCAAAACATCAAAGTCTACGAAAATCTATTAGAACGCGCTAGGGAAGCATACAATTTGGCAGATGTAAAGACTGCCTTTGAAATAAGCAAGAGAATACAGAAAGAGTGGAAAACTTCAGGTCGGGTTCCCGCCTCAAAAAGGCAACCCATTTGGGATGAGTTTTCTAAAATCAATAACCGTATTTTCAGCAAATACAAGCGCATGAGTCAAAGCATGCCCACCATCAGCCCCGGGTTAATGATTAAGAAAATTGATCGATGGGCTGAAGAAATGCGACTTCTTTCCAAAGGAGAAGTAAATGAAAGCAAATTGAACCAAGCGAAAAAATTACAGGGAGAATGGAAAAAGCTTCCTCCAAAAAAACCAAGAAATGCACAACAAAGTATTGGCTCTTTCGTATTCTTTTCAGAAATAATCTTTGAGAAATCATTTCTTGACAAACTTTGTCATTCAAAATATGATGGGTTTGCTGAAATGCCTGAAACGGAGCAAAATTCCTTAAAAATAAACCTTTTGAAAGATCTTATTGCCCGAGATCAAAGAGAACTTGTCACTGTAAGGGAAAATGCTGAGAACTTTAGAAGTCAGGAAGGCGAATTTGATCACATAATGAGAAAAAAAATTGCCGCCCATAAAAGAAAAGTCGATGTGAAAAACAGTATTTTAAAAGAACTTACAAACAATTAA
- a CDS encoding DUF2795 domain-containing protein → MYWTLELASYLEDAPWPATKDELIDFAIRSGAPLEVVENLQELEDDGEPYENIEEIWPDYPTKDDFFFNEDEY, encoded by the coding sequence ATGTATTGGACTTTAGAACTTGCCTCCTATCTGGAAGACGCTCCGTGGCCAGCCACCAAGGATGAGTTAATTGATTTTGCTATTCGCTCTGGAGCACCGTTAGAGGTTGTCGAAAACCTCCAAGAGCTTGAGGACGACGGAGAACCTTATGAAAATATCGAGGAAATATGGCCGGATTATCCAACAAAAGACGATTTCTTCTTTAATGAAGATGAATATTAA
- a CDS encoding LytR/AlgR family response regulator transcription factor produces MVFLDIEMPKITGFELVELLEEPPKIIFTTAYDNYAIKAFELQAVDYLLKPFSKERLGQAIQRVSIAPNDSSKLTRLKEEMPSEGFLTRVVVKTGNRIEVLQEANIASISADGDYVKINSAGKQFLKLGTMSYFEKMLDPQNFTRIHRSHIVNISAISKIEPYQKENYLVFLKDNTQLPVSKKGMIKLKKALRI; encoded by the coding sequence TTGGTATTTCTTGATATTGAAATGCCCAAAATCACCGGTTTTGAATTGGTAGAGCTTTTAGAAGAGCCTCCAAAGATAATTTTCACTACAGCATATGACAATTATGCCATCAAGGCTTTTGAATTACAGGCGGTGGATTATTTGCTAAAGCCATTCTCTAAAGAAAGACTGGGTCAAGCTATTCAACGGGTAAGTATAGCACCGAATGATTCATCTAAATTGACAAGATTAAAAGAGGAAATGCCATCAGAGGGATTTCTGACCAGAGTTGTGGTAAAGACCGGTAACAGGATTGAGGTTTTGCAGGAAGCCAATATTGCTTCCATTAGTGCCGATGGTGACTATGTAAAGATCAACTCAGCAGGAAAACAGTTCCTAAAATTAGGAACCATGTCCTACTTTGAAAAAATGCTTGATCCCCAAAACTTCACTCGCATCCATCGATCACATATTGTGAATATTTCAGCAATAAGTAAAATAGAGCCTTACCAAAAGGAAAACTATTTGGTGTTTCTCAAAGACAATACCCAATTGCCGGTGAGCAAAAAGGGCATGATAAAACTAAAAAAAGCCTTAAGGATATAA
- a CDS encoding sensor histidine kinase, which translates to MEKSPEFLKINENSKDQVIFLLMVFAGTFLTAYLEQGNVEWSIADGLISAFTFGLGAILIKLMLNYYPVGEVKSWPTLLFSLVLAALLTYGNQILWESGWLVFAEDKIVYGDIVPLRICIGTWLLHLVGINVLSNRSSSKDFNKLQHEESRQKLSTDAELHYLRQQMQPHFLFNSLNSINALLKRDPEKARNMVQGLAEYYRKNLKSDSKEWTDLASEMEAITQYFYLEKIRFGHRLSYEITIPKSISTLKLPSLLLQTLVENAVKHGLYGVTGEVLIQIEASQKEDCLEVTVTNPSDENSKKASGTGFGLESLERRLFLIFGRKDLLDYSQSDGHFTATLKIPQIK; encoded by the coding sequence ATGGAAAAGTCACCTGAATTCTTAAAAATCAATGAAAATAGTAAGGATCAGGTGATTTTTCTTTTGATGGTTTTCGCAGGTACTTTTCTTACTGCTTATTTGGAGCAGGGTAATGTAGAATGGAGTATTGCTGATGGTCTGATAAGTGCTTTTACGTTTGGTCTGGGAGCTATCCTTATCAAGCTAATGTTAAATTACTATCCTGTTGGAGAGGTTAAAAGTTGGCCAACCCTGTTATTTTCCCTTGTGTTGGCAGCTTTACTTACCTATGGGAATCAAATTTTGTGGGAGTCAGGCTGGTTAGTTTTTGCAGAGGATAAAATCGTTTATGGAGATATTGTTCCATTAAGAATTTGCATTGGAACATGGCTCTTACATTTGGTAGGTATAAATGTGCTATCCAATAGGTCAAGTAGCAAAGATTTTAATAAGCTGCAGCATGAAGAGAGTCGCCAAAAATTATCTACTGATGCAGAGCTACATTATTTAAGACAGCAAATGCAGCCTCACTTCCTTTTTAATAGTTTGAATTCGATTAATGCCCTATTAAAAAGAGATCCGGAGAAAGCTCGTAATATGGTTCAGGGACTGGCTGAATATTATAGAAAAAACCTGAAGTCCGATTCAAAAGAATGGACTGATTTAGCGAGTGAGATGGAGGCTATAACTCAATATTTTTATTTGGAAAAAATCCGTTTTGGTCATAGGCTTAGTTATGAAATAACGATACCTAAAAGTATTTCAACCTTAAAGTTACCTTCTCTGTTGCTCCAGACTTTAGTAGAAAATGCTGTGAAACATGGTTTGTATGGTGTCACCGGAGAAGTTTTAATTCAGATTGAGGCAAGTCAAAAAGAGGATTGTCTTGAGGTGACAGTAACAAATCCCAGTGACGAAAATTCTAAAAAAGCATCAGGAACCGGCTTTGGTTTAGAAAGTTTGGAAAGGAGATTGTTTTTGATATTTGGGAGGAAGGATTTATTGGATTACAGCCAAAGCGATGGTCATTTTACTGCTACTTTAAAAATCCCACAAATTAAATGA
- a CDS encoding LiaF transmembrane domain-containing protein, with amino-acid sequence MNGKRNGNFVLRVIILVVGSLLLLKQMGLFIPYWVFSWPMILIAIGIYTGYKNRFQSTGSVVLILIGGFFLLKDFMFLPFHIGPMLLPIGLILLGLYIIFKKNRNKSFNLKGWEEGFDKSTAENEKVFGKYSSDFVNVDAFLTGIKRKVMSKNFKGGDVTSVFGGADIDLMHADIQDQAVLKVSVAFGGLKLIVPPHWDVQLGVSNLAAGIDDKRYAQQGVAQNADKKLIITGSVIFGGIEITSY; translated from the coding sequence ATGAATGGAAAAAGAAATGGTAATTTTGTATTAAGAGTCATCATTTTAGTGGTTGGCTCACTGCTTTTACTCAAACAGATGGGCTTGTTTATACCATACTGGGTATTTTCATGGCCAATGATTCTTATTGCAATAGGTATTTATACAGGTTACAAAAACAGGTTTCAGAGTACTGGCTCAGTCGTTCTAATCTTAATTGGAGGTTTTTTTCTGCTGAAAGACTTTATGTTTTTACCTTTCCATATTGGGCCTATGCTGTTACCCATCGGTTTAATTTTATTGGGGCTTTATATTATTTTTAAAAAGAATAGAAACAAATCTTTTAATTTGAAAGGTTGGGAAGAAGGCTTTGATAAAAGTACTGCTGAGAATGAAAAAGTCTTTGGTAAGTACAGCTCCGACTTTGTCAATGTAGATGCTTTTCTAACCGGAATTAAAAGAAAAGTAATGAGCAAGAATTTTAAAGGAGGGGACGTCACCTCTGTATTTGGAGGAGCAGACATTGACTTGATGCATGCGGATATCCAGGATCAAGCAGTATTGAAAGTCTCAGTTGCATTTGGGGGACTCAAACTCATTGTTCCACCCCACTGGGACGTACAGTTGGGTGTGTCCAATTTGGCAGCCGGAATAGATGATAAGAGATATGCGCAACAAGGGGTTGCTCAAAATGCCGACAAAAAATTAATCATCACAGGTTCAGTGATTTTTGGTGGAATAGAAATCACTTCCTACTAA
- a CDS encoding 2-C-methyl-D-erythritol 4-phosphate cytidylyltransferase, with amino-acid sequence MKNNQVKYAVIVAGGSGVRMGGEVAKQFLPIGGLPVLMHTLQVFYDYDTDLNLILVLPNSQFDYWEKLCVEYNFNVPHQLIQGGASRFGSVKNGLNSIPDNEAGLVAIHDGVRPFVSEKVIHESYLTAAKEGSAIAVVDLKDSIRKVKANGSSQFKNRDEFRLVQTPQTFQLARIKSAFLTEEKPYFTDDATVYENMGWEVRLIMGNRENIKLTTPEDLSYASFLLAEKGKII; translated from the coding sequence ATGAAGAATAATCAGGTTAAATATGCGGTAATTGTGGCTGGTGGTTCAGGTGTCCGGATGGGCGGAGAGGTAGCCAAGCAATTCCTGCCGATTGGAGGCTTGCCTGTATTAATGCATACCTTACAAGTGTTTTATGACTACGATACCGACTTAAATTTGATTTTGGTTTTGCCGAACAGCCAATTCGACTATTGGGAAAAACTTTGTGTAGAATATAATTTCAATGTACCTCATCAATTGATTCAAGGTGGGGCAAGTAGGTTTGGGTCCGTCAAAAATGGATTGAATAGTATTCCTGATAATGAAGCTGGCTTGGTGGCCATTCATGATGGTGTCAGGCCTTTTGTTTCAGAAAAGGTGATCCATGAAAGTTACCTGACGGCAGCCAAAGAAGGGAGTGCCATTGCTGTGGTAGATTTGAAAGATTCAATCAGGAAGGTTAAGGCCAATGGAAGTTCTCAGTTTAAGAATAGAGACGAATTTCGATTGGTACAGACCCCACAAACTTTTCAACTGGCAAGGATAAAGTCAGCTTTTTTAACAGAAGAAAAGCCTTATTTTACGGATGACGCTACCGTATATGAAAACATGGGATGGGAAGTTCGACTGATCATGGGAAATAGAGAAAATATCAAGCTGACTACCCCAGAAGATTTAAGCTACGCTAGTTTTTTATTGGCTGAAAAGGGAAAAATCATTTAA
- a CDS encoding metal-dependent transcriptional regulator, with protein sequence MNNSQSIENYLKVIFNQAIASDDVNTTSIAQALEVSLPSVNSMVKKLAGMGLLEYEKYKPLKITAKGKKMAAMIIRKHRLTEMYLVEKMGFGWEEVHEIAEQLEHIQSTAFFERMDEILGYPERDPHGSPIPTSTGEIATQKFRLLSDCQPEELVTLKALSKTSDEFLKYLNSKGLALGVEVEVLAVEPYDKNMTVSYGGQKEVLSALVCSKLLVS encoded by the coding sequence ATGAATAACAGCCAATCTATAGAAAATTACTTAAAAGTGATTTTTAACCAAGCCATCGCTTCTGATGATGTCAATACTACAAGTATTGCCCAAGCTCTGGAAGTTAGTCTTCCTTCAGTTAATAGTATGGTAAAGAAATTAGCAGGGATGGGTTTATTGGAGTATGAAAAATACAAACCCCTTAAAATTACAGCGAAAGGAAAAAAGATGGCTGCCATGATCATTAGAAAGCACAGGCTTACAGAAATGTATTTGGTAGAGAAGATGGGCTTTGGTTGGGAAGAAGTGCATGAAATCGCAGAACAGTTGGAGCACATCCAATCAACTGCCTTTTTTGAAAGAATGGATGAAATTCTTGGTTACCCTGAGAGGGATCCGCACGGGTCCCCAATTCCTACAAGTACCGGGGAAATTGCCACTCAAAAGTTTAGGTTACTTTCTGATTGTCAGCCGGAGGAGTTGGTGACTCTAAAGGCACTTAGCAAGACCTCAGATGAATTTTTAAAATACCTGAATAGTAAAGGACTGGCATTAGGAGTTGAAGTGGAAGTTTTAGCAGTGGAGCCTTACGATAAAAACATGACGGTATCCTACGGGGGGCAAAAAGAAGTTTTATCGGCATTGGTGTGTTCCAAGCTTTTGGTAAGTTAA
- a CDS encoding ZIP family metal transporter: MFDILVDYLSSIAPAYAALIATTFTWFVTAVGAAFVFFFKKLNRPFLDTMMGFTGGVMIAASFWSLLAPAINMTEGESFAKVIPAAIGFFGGAMFIFVLDKILPHVHINFKKTEGIKTPWQRTTLLVLAITMHNIPEGLAVGVLFGGAASGVPEASIAGALILAIGIGLQNLPEGIAVAVPLRRMGLSRRKSFMMGQASALVEPIAGVLGAVAVSIFTPILPYALAFAAGAMIFVVIEEVVPESQQDGNTDLATMGFIGGFIIMMVLDVALG; encoded by the coding sequence ATGTTCGATATCCTCGTTGACTATTTAAGTAGTATTGCCCCGGCTTATGCCGCACTTATAGCTACCACATTTACCTGGTTTGTCACTGCTGTGGGAGCTGCTTTCGTATTTTTCTTTAAGAAATTGAACCGACCTTTTTTAGACACCATGATGGGTTTTACTGGAGGCGTGATGATTGCTGCAAGTTTTTGGAGCCTCTTGGCCCCTGCCATCAATATGACTGAGGGTGAAAGCTTTGCAAAGGTTATTCCTGCCGCCATAGGATTTTTTGGCGGTGCCATGTTTATTTTTGTCTTGGATAAGATATTACCACATGTCCATATCAATTTCAAAAAAACAGAAGGAATTAAAACACCTTGGCAAAGAACAACCCTTTTGGTATTGGCCATCACCATGCATAACATCCCTGAAGGTTTGGCTGTAGGAGTACTTTTTGGTGGGGCTGCCTCCGGTGTTCCCGAGGCCAGTATTGCCGGTGCTTTGATTCTTGCCATAGGAATAGGTTTGCAAAACCTTCCTGAAGGAATAGCTGTAGCCGTTCCTCTAAGAAGAATGGGATTAAGCAGAAGGAAAAGTTTTATGATGGGGCAAGCTTCCGCTTTGGTTGAACCCATTGCAGGGGTATTGGGTGCCGTAGCTGTTTCCATTTTCACCCCTATACTTCCCTATGCTTTGGCCTTTGCTGCCGGAGCCATGATATTTGTAGTAATTGAGGAGGTAGTTCCTGAATCGCAGCAGGATGGAAACACCGACTTGGCCACTATGGGCTTCATCGGTGGTTTTATCATCATGATGGTCTTAGATGTGGCGCTTGGATAA
- a CDS encoding 2-hydroxyacid dehydrogenase, translating into MKVFINKIIPEIGFKLLEEAGIEFTVWKEKPILDRGQAIQFCKGHDAFLSVGQAGLDADFFKECNHLKVVALHSVGFDGVDIKAATANGIPIGNTPNVLNKATAETALLLMLTVARRALFLHKKIKKGQWGASQPTQDLGFDLAGKTLGIVGLGRIGTELAKICSQSWGMKILYHNRGVNAQAEQELGAKLVSMDELLAKSDVVSVHTALTPETKGMFGMEQFKKMKSSAIFINTARGGVHKEDELIEALKKQVIWGAGLDVTNPEPMSKDNPLLEMDNAVVFPHIGSATKETRDKMSTCAVENIIAGLNGDPLPYPVNPEVQQGR; encoded by the coding sequence ATGAAAGTTTTTATAAATAAGATAATTCCCGAGATTGGATTTAAATTGCTTGAAGAGGCAGGCATTGAATTTACTGTATGGAAAGAGAAACCTATATTGGATAGAGGTCAAGCCATTCAGTTTTGCAAAGGCCATGATGCTTTTTTAAGCGTTGGTCAGGCTGGATTGGATGCAGATTTTTTCAAGGAATGCAATCACCTAAAGGTGGTGGCACTTCATTCAGTTGGGTTTGACGGTGTCGATATAAAAGCAGCAACGGCAAACGGAATACCTATAGGTAATACTCCCAATGTATTGAACAAAGCAACAGCTGAAACGGCGCTCTTATTGATGCTAACCGTAGCAAGAAGAGCACTATTTCTACATAAAAAAATAAAAAAAGGTCAGTGGGGAGCCTCTCAACCTACCCAAGATCTTGGTTTTGACTTGGCCGGAAAGACCTTAGGAATTGTAGGTTTAGGAAGAATTGGAACAGAGTTGGCCAAGATTTGTTCCCAGTCTTGGGGGATGAAAATCCTCTACCATAACCGAGGAGTCAATGCGCAAGCTGAACAAGAACTGGGAGCCAAACTTGTCAGTATGGATGAGCTTTTGGCAAAAAGCGATGTAGTTTCTGTGCATACAGCTTTGACCCCGGAAACCAAAGGTATGTTTGGTATGGAGCAATTCAAGAAAATGAAGTCTTCAGCGATCTTTATCAATACAGCCCGTGGAGGTGTACATAAGGAGGATGAACTTATTGAAGCTTTGAAAAAGCAGGTTATTTGGGGAGCAGGCTTGGATGTTACCAATCCGGAGCCCATGTCTAAAGATAATCCTTTATTGGAAATGGACAATGCTGTAGTCTTTCCGCACATTGGATCTGCGACAAAGGAAACCAGAGATAAAATGTCCACATGTGCTGTTGAGAATATCATTGCCGGACTAAATGGAGATCCTCTGCCATATCCTGTTAATCCGGAAGTACAACAGGGGAGGTAA
- a CDS encoding M42 family metallopeptidase has product MNTNEKFLYKYLNNASPTGFEASGQQIWLDYIKPFVDDYFTDAYGTAVGVINPDAKFKVVIEAHADEISWFVNYITPEGYIYVIRNGGSDHMIAPSMRVNIHTDKGVVPGVFGWPAIHVRDKAKEETPKMENIFIDIGARSKEEVLEMGVHVGSVITFNDELTELNKKFYSGRALDNRIGGYMIAEVARLLKEQKVELPFGLYIVNAVQEEIGLRGAEMIAARIKPDVAIITDVCHDTTAPMYSKIASGDYTAGKGPVLTCGAAVHKKLLDLIIDSAKKEDIPFQRSASSRSTGTDTDAFAYSNGGVPAALISLPLKYMHTTVETASKEDIKNVIDLMIAFLKDFDLNFDFRYVK; this is encoded by the coding sequence ATGAATACTAACGAAAAATTTCTTTACAAATACCTAAACAATGCCTCTCCAACAGGTTTTGAAGCTTCCGGCCAGCAAATTTGGTTGGATTATATTAAACCTTTTGTGGATGATTATTTTACAGATGCTTATGGAACTGCAGTGGGGGTGATCAATCCTGATGCAAAATTTAAGGTTGTCATCGAAGCGCATGCGGATGAAATTAGCTGGTTCGTAAATTACATTACTCCGGAGGGATACATTTATGTGATAAGAAATGGAGGATCAGACCATATGATTGCCCCTTCGATGCGTGTCAATATTCATACAGACAAAGGTGTGGTGCCCGGGGTTTTTGGCTGGCCGGCCATACATGTCAGAGACAAAGCGAAAGAAGAGACGCCTAAAATGGAAAATATTTTCATTGATATTGGAGCCAGGTCAAAAGAGGAAGTACTGGAAATGGGTGTTCACGTAGGAAGTGTCATTACTTTTAATGACGAGTTGACTGAATTGAATAAAAAATTCTATTCAGGGAGGGCTCTTGACAATCGCATTGGTGGATACATGATTGCAGAAGTGGCTAGATTATTGAAGGAGCAAAAAGTGGAATTACCGTTTGGCTTGTATATAGTCAATGCCGTGCAGGAAGAAATAGGCTTAAGGGGAGCAGAGATGATTGCCGCTAGGATCAAGCCTGATGTAGCTATCATCACGGATGTTTGTCATGATACTACCGCACCCATGTACAGTAAAATTGCCAGCGGTGATTATACAGCCGGTAAAGGCCCTGTATTAACCTGTGGAGCAGCAGTGCATAAGAAGTTATTGGATTTGATTATCGATAGTGCAAAGAAAGAAGACATTCCTTTTCAAAGATCTGCTTCATCTAGGAGTACGGGAACTGATACTGATGCTTTTGCCTACTCAAATGGAGGAGTGCCGGCAGCTTTGATTTCATTGCCTTTAAAATACATGCATACCACTGTAGAAACAGCCAGTAAGGAGGATATTAAAAACGTAATAGATTTGATGATAGCTTTCTTAAAAGATTTTGACCTAAATTTTGATTTTAGGTATGTGAAGTAA